The Halalkalicoccus subterraneus genome contains the following window.
CGCGATCCCGAAGAGGATCGGCGTCGCGAACAGGAACAGCATCGTGAGCCCGTGGGTCGTGAAGAGTTCGTTGTACGTTTGGATGCCGAAGACTTCGGCGTTGGGCGTCAGTAGCTCCGTGCGGGCCATCAGCGCGTCGGTCCCCCCCCAGAGGAACATGAACACCCCGAAGGTGAGATAGAGCAGCCCGATGTCGCGGTGGTCGACGGTCGTCAGCCAGCGTACCACCCCGGTCGGTTTCGAGGTGACGAAGCCGTAGCCGGTCGCGACCCCGCCGTCGGGCTGGAGCTCCGAGACCGACCGATCGCCCTCGTCGGCGATCCCCGCCGTCGATCCGCGCAGTCGGCGAGCGCTCCACAGACAGGCAACGAGAAGGACGACACCGAGCAGTGCCCCCCCAAGCAGTTCAGTGTACATATGAGTCGGATCCCCGATCATCTCCGCGCGGTACTCCGATCCCGATCGACCCCGCGTCGTGCGGTTTCGAACCCGGACAGCAGTACCAATTCACGATCCGAACTTGGTCGGAGGACACATGAACCTTTGCAGGAGCGACGGGCAACCAAACGGGTTTTAAGCCGCCACGTGTAATTCTCAGTCAAGAATGGAGATCCCACGACGGTTCAACACCTACTGTCCGTACTGCAACGAACACCACGAACACGAACTGGAAAAGACCCGCACCGGTCGCCAGACCGGCATGAAGTGGATCGACCGCCAGCGCGAGCGCCAGAGCGGCATCGGTAACGACGGCAAGTTCTCGAAGGTCCCCAGCGGTGGGAAACCGACGAGCAAGACCGACTTCAAGTACCGCTGTGGCGAGTGTGGCAATGCCCACCTGCGCGAGGGATGGCGAGCCGGCCGCGTCGAGTTCCAGGAGTAATCATGGCAGGAAACTTCTATCAGGTCGCATGTCCGGACTGCGAGAACGAACAGGTCGTCTTCGATAAAGCCTCCTCGGCGGTCGCGTGTGCGGTCTGCGGGCACACGCTCGCCCGACCGACCGGCGGGAAGGCCACTATCGACGGCGAGATCGTCGAAACCGTCGAGAACCGCTCGACGGACACCGGTAACAGGGTCGAGGCTCGATAATGAAGTACAGCGGCTGGCCCACCCCCGGCGAACTCGTCGTCGGCAAGATCGAGGAGATCGAGGACTTCGGCGTCTTCGTCGACCTGCTCGAGTACGAGGACAAGCAGGGGCTGATCCACATCTCCGAGGTCGCCTCGGGCTGGATCAAGAACGTCCGCGATCACGTCCGCGTCGGTCAGACCGCCGTCTGTAAGGTGCTGGAAGTCGACAAGGGCTCCCAGCAGATCGACCTCTCGCTGAAGGACGTCAACGAGCACCAGCGAAAGGAGACCATCCAGCGCTGGAAGAACGACCAGAAGGCCGACAACTGGATGACGATCGCCTTCGGCGAGGACGTCGCGGACGAGACCTACACCGCGGTCGCAAACGAACTGATCGAGGTCCACGGCGGACTCTACGAGGGGTTCGAGCAGGCGGCCATTCACGGTACCGAGGCGCTCACCGAGACCGATCTCGACGACGAGAAGATCGATGCGATCGTCGAAACCGCCCGCGAGAACGTCTCGGTGCCGTACGTTACCGTCACGGGCTACGTCGATCTGGTCTGTTCGACGGAGGCGGGCGTCGACGCCGTCAAGGAGGCCCTAGAGGTCGCCGAAGGTAACGGCGAGATCAGTACCGAGATCGACCTCGAAGTCACCTACGTCGGCGCGCCCGAGTACCGCATCCGGGTACAGGCGCCCGACTACAAGACCGCCGAATCCGAGCTCGAACGGAGCGCCGAGCGCGCGAGCGCCGCCATCGCCGAACTGGGTGGCAGCGGCGAGTTCCACCGCGAGCGCCGGACCGACGACGAGTAACGGCAGAGAGCGATGAAATCCGATATCCGGATCTGTCGCGAGTGGCGAACGAACCACGACCGTCCGGTGTACACCCTTTCTACGACCTGTCCCGACTGCGGAGGCGAGGCGGTAAACAGCGCTCCCGCACCCTTCTCGCCCGAGGACCGCTACGGCGAGTACCGACGCGCACTTAAGCGACGGGAGCGCGAGTGAGGGTATGGACGACATCGCAGTCGAGACGCTCGCGGAACCCGAACTCGACGAGCCGGTGTTGATCGAGGGGCTCCCGGGCGTGGGTCACGTCGGAACCCTCGTCGCCGAACACCTCATCGAAGAGGCCGATGGCGAGCTCGTCCGGCGGATCCACTCCGAGCACCTCCCGCCGCAGGTCACCGTCTCGGAGTCGGGTGTCGCCGAGCTCGTCTCCGTCGACTGCTATCACGTCGCCCTCGACGAGCGTGACGCGCTCGTCGTGACCGGCGACCAACAGGCCGCAAGCGGTGTCGGCCACTACCGAATCACCGAGGGCGTCCTCGACGTCGCGGCGGAGTTCGGGACGGACGAACTCCTCGCGCTCGGGGGCGTGCCGACCGGCGAACTCGTCGAGGACCACGCCGTGCTCGGGGCTGCCTCGGACGAATCGGTCGTCGAGACGCTCGAATCTGTAGGAGTGGAGTTCCGGGAGAACGAACCCGAGGGGGGTATCGTCGGGATCAGTGGCCTGCTCGTGGGGCTGGGCGGTCACCGCGGGCTGGATGCGGCCTGCCTGATGGGTGAAACCAGCGGCTATCTCGTCGATCCCAAGAGCGCACAGGCGGTGCTCGGGGTCCTCCAAGAGCACCTCGGCTTCGAGATCGACCTCACAGATCTCGAAGAGCGCGCCGACGAGATGGAGGACGTCGTCGAGCGGATGCAGGAGATCGAAGACCAGAACGTGCCGACCGAGGACGACCTCCGGTATATCGGCTGAGCCGGAGCCGATCCGCATCGCGAAGCTTCTTTGTGCCCGCTTCCCTACCGACGGACGTGCAGTCCGACCAGGTGTGGTTTCTCCCGTGGTGGCTCGTCGTCGGGGTGTTCGCCGGACTCGTCGTCGCCGTCCTGATCGCGGGCGTCTTCGTCGCCGGCTCGCGGCTGTTTCCCGACGAGCGCCGCGGGCCGACCGCCGGCGGGGAAACCCGGAAACGCGCGGAGATCCGCCGGTATCTCGGCGCCATCGACGAGGAGTTCGTCGAGAGCTACGAGCTCTCGGGGACGCCAATTGAGTTCTATCTGCCGAAACGAGACGTCGCGATCACGTTCGACGCGCGGGTCTTTTTCCGAATCGAACCGACCGCCACGCACGCGGTGCTCGTCGAACACGAGATGCCGGGGGTCCACCTCGGGCGGCGCCTTCCCTTCGAAACGCCCGATCTGACCGCCGGGCCCGACACCGACGAACCCACGCGGACCGCCTTTGCGGTGCTCGGTCTCCCGACCGACGCGAGCCGGGCCGAGGTGAGAGCCGCCTACCGGCGAAAGGTCAAACGCGTCCATCCGGACCACGGCGGGGATAGCGAGTCGTTCAACCGGGTCAAGACCGCCTACACCGTCGCCCGGGAGCACGCGAGCGAAAGCGAAGCCGAGACCACCCCGCCGTCGACCGCCTGAACCGCGCTTCCGATACGCTCATAGCTCCGGCGACGAACCCTCCCCCGTGTTCGAGGAGTGTGTCTTTCGAGATCGAGCGCTCTACGTCCCTGACGAGCGGACGCTCGTGCTCGCGGACGTCCATCTGGGTCGGGATCGCGCCTCGAACGTCCAGCTTCCGCTGGGCGAGCGCCGCGACCTGCTCGAGCGACTCGACGCGCTCCTCGCGCGGTTCGAGCCGCGTGAGGTGGTCGTCGCGGGCGACCTGCTTCACAGCTTCGACCGCCTCCCGCGAGCGGTCGAACGGAGCCTTCGGGAGGTCGAACGGCGAGTCGACACCGCGGGCGCCCGCCTCGTCGTCACGCGGGGCAACCACGACACGATGCTGAAGTCGGTGTTCGATCCGGTAGCGGAGTACGCCGTCGGGGATCTGGTGGTCTGTCACGGCCACGAACGCCCGCCGAGCGGGGGCGACGCTGCGGGCTACGTCATCGGGCACGTCCACCCGGCGATCACGATCGAGGGGCGAAAACGCCCCTGTTATCTCCGGGGGCCGGCCGACGGCGGTGCGGTCCTCGTCCTACCGGCGTTCACCCGGCTGGCCGGCGGGGTGGACGTCGCGCGCGTGCGGTCGTTTCGCTCGCCGCTGCTCGGAGACCCGAACGTCTACCGGCCGGTCGTCCGCGACGAGGCCAGCGACGAGACGCTCCCGTTCCCGCCGCTTGGCGAGTTTCGTACCCTGCTCTGATCACAGCGGGAGAGTCAAACTGATTGCGACGTCGAATCCTCGAGAACGGCCTCGCTCGCGACCCGCCCGCTTTTCATCGCGCCCTGAATCGACGACCACTGGGTGTGATCGCCGGCGAGATAGACCGACCCCTCGGGAGCGCGCACGTCGGGAAGGGTAGTGTAGAACCCCGGCGGCTGGACGAACTGCGAGAACGGAACCCGGTCGGTGTGCAGCGCGGTCAACGAGTCGAACGCTCGCTCGGGATACCACGCCGAAAGCGTCCGCCGGGTTCGCTCCGTGAGCTCGCTGTCCGAGTCCGACGGCTCGCCGAGGAACGTCGCGCTCAGGAGCGTCTCGCCGTCGGGGGCGTACTCGGGGGCAACGGCGGTGTGGGGAACGATCTGGTTGGGCGCGCCGTCCTCGCCCGCGGCGTCGAGCAGCAGGCGCTTGCCGGCGTCGAGTTCGGCCCCGAGTGAATACCACTGGG
Protein-coding sequences here:
- a CDS encoding metallophosphoesterase; translation: MFEECVFRDRALYVPDERTLVLADVHLGRDRASNVQLPLGERRDLLERLDALLARFEPREVVVAGDLLHSFDRLPRAVERSLREVERRVDTAGARLVVTRGNHDTMLKSVFDPVAEYAVGDLVVCHGHERPPSGGDAAGYVIGHVHPAITIEGRKRPCYLRGPADGGAVLVLPAFTRLAGGVDVARVRSFRSPLLGDPNVYRPVVRDEASDETLPFPPLGEFRTLL
- a CDS encoding RNA-protein complex protein Nop10 encodes the protein MKSDIRICREWRTNHDRPVYTLSTTCPDCGGEAVNSAPAPFSPEDRYGEYRRALKRRERE
- a CDS encoding translation initiation factor IF-2 subunit alpha, whose product is MKYSGWPTPGELVVGKIEEIEDFGVFVDLLEYEDKQGLIHISEVASGWIKNVRDHVRVGQTAVCKVLEVDKGSQQIDLSLKDVNEHQRKETIQRWKNDQKADNWMTIAFGEDVADETYTAVANELIEVHGGLYEGFEQAAIHGTEALTETDLDDEKIDAIVETARENVSVPYVTVTGYVDLVCSTEAGVDAVKEALEVAEGNGEISTEIDLEVTYVGAPEYRIRVQAPDYKTAESELERSAERASAAIAELGGSGEFHRERRTDDE
- a CDS encoding proteasome assembly chaperone family protein — its product is MDDIAVETLAEPELDEPVLIEGLPGVGHVGTLVAEHLIEEADGELVRRIHSEHLPPQVTVSESGVAELVSVDCYHVALDERDALVVTGDQQAASGVGHYRITEGVLDVAAEFGTDELLALGGVPTGELVEDHAVLGAASDESVVETLESVGVEFRENEPEGGIVGISGLLVGLGGHRGLDAACLMGETSGYLVDPKSAQAVLGVLQEHLGFEIDLTDLEERADEMEDVVERMQEIEDQNVPTEDDLRYIG
- a CDS encoding J domain-containing protein, producing MQSDQVWFLPWWLVVGVFAGLVVAVLIAGVFVAGSRLFPDERRGPTAGGETRKRAEIRRYLGAIDEEFVESYELSGTPIEFYLPKRDVAITFDARVFFRIEPTATHAVLVEHEMPGVHLGRRLPFETPDLTAGPDTDEPTRTAFAVLGLPTDASRAEVRAAYRRKVKRVHPDHGGDSESFNRVKTAYTVAREHASESEAETTPPSTA
- a CDS encoding 30S ribosomal protein S27e, coding for MAGNFYQVACPDCENEQVVFDKASSAVACAVCGHTLARPTGGKATIDGEIVETVENRSTDTGNRVEAR
- a CDS encoding 50S ribosomal protein L44e, encoding MEIPRRFNTYCPYCNEHHEHELEKTRTGRQTGMKWIDRQRERQSGIGNDGKFSKVPSGGKPTSKTDFKYRCGECGNAHLREGWRAGRVEFQE